One Lutzomyia longipalpis isolate SR_M1_2022 chromosome 4, ASM2433408v1 DNA segment encodes these proteins:
- the LOC129794752 gene encoding uncharacterized protein LOC129794752 encodes MDLVRRKSAKPSLMQKKIIFEFMRSNPQFRDAKLGKTITQEERSKKWEQLGKRLNEVEGARKTWAQWRKVWQDMRSSLKLKYLQDLRKQGGEVEELENDGISALRRLLGNDQKALLEMLGLKRLKPGAPPPTKYRKRTRKKLDDIVVKKKESQCQKSEKESLVLKEEPNTSFEDTYVASDPEDDPIATADDAFSDLDEAVQMSPHRVIFDEDDAFRERLGSMEQDVDERKESVADEPSPLVRIAQELMKTFKEQAEAEEKFRQEQLRLMREQTEAIKSIANSLQNRK; translated from the exons ATGGACTTGGTACGCAGGAAGTCTGCTAAACCCAGCTTAatgcagaagaaaattatttttgaatttatgcgGAGTAACCCACAGTTTCGGGATGCAAAACTCGGTAAGACCATCACGCAGGAAGAGAGAAGTAAGAAATGGGAGCAACTGGGTAAGAGACTCAATGAGGTTGAAGGGGCCCGAAAGACTTGGGCGCAGTGGCGGAAG GTTTGGCAGGATATGCGGAGTAGCTTGAAGCTTAAGTACCTGCAGGATCTCAGGAAGCAAGGAGGGGAAGTTGAAGAGCTAGAAAATGATGGAATTTCAGCTCTGAGGCGGCTTCTTGGGAACGATCAGAAGGCTCTGTTGGAAATGCTTGGGTTGAAGCGTCTCAAACCAGGAGCACCTCCACCTACAAAGTACAGGAAACGCACCCGAAAGAAGTTAGATGACATTGTGGTCAAGAAGAAGGAATCTCAGTGCCAAAAATCAGAAAAAGAATCTTTGGTGCTAAAGGAAGAACCAAATACGTCCTTTGAGGACACGTATGTTGCATCAGATCCTGAAGATGATCCCATTGCAACAGCTGATGATGCCTTTAGTGATTTAGATGAAGCAGTTCAAATGAGTCCACATCGGGTGATATTTGACGAAGATGACGCCTTCAGAGAGAGATTAGGATCAATGGAGCAGGATGTAGATGAAAGGAAAGAGAGTGTTGCTGATGAACCAAGTCCCCTTGTGAGGATAGCTCAGGAGCTGATGAAGACTTTCAAGGAACAAGCAGAGGCAGAAGAGAAATTTCGTCAGGAGCAGCTAAGACTGATGCGAGAGCAAACGGAAGCCATAAAATCCATTGCAAATTCCCTGcagaatagaaaataa
- the LOC129794744 gene encoding uncharacterized protein LOC129794744 — translation MSKMHSKLKLKYSARMSDAQKMAIGEYLKKCPELIDARFTNNFQKSEARVFWVKLAKQLNGIPGSKKNWQQWRRSWHDLRKAILKKTDLAKRNIKAVYMSPSELFIQKIYLENRKAIKSGISPLKEEKIESLGIDEVNVKSDPDNPEDPDEEVNSNDEDDDEDESEEENGDPFASLEGLEGVSEIPCNGGEDFEDDAAAEFPAGVSHEVPQDDFDVDLEEEIEKIASKRPKCNTKNIQEAQMFWNKSTFVNERSDELLKRMQEQAKAEREYQQAHLKLMEKQTKAMEAMVEESRRHSRNYERQLEVQIELTKTLAQILLRLKK, via the exons ATGTCGAAAATGcattcaaaattgaaattaaagtaTAGTGCGAGGATGTCTGATGCACAGAAAATGGCCATTGGGGAGTACTTGAAGAAGTGTCCGGAGCTAATTGATGCAAGATTCACGAATAACTTCCAAAAATCCGAGGCAAGAGTTTTTTGGGTGAAGCTGGCCAAGCAGCTGAATGGCATTCCGGGGAGTAAGAAGAATTGGCAACAGTGGCGAAGG AGTTGGCATGATTTACGGAAAGCCATCTTGAAGAAAACAGATCTGGCAAAGAGAAATATAAAGGCTGTCTACATGAGTCCTTCTGAATTGTTTATCCAGAAAATTTACCTCGAAAATAGGAAAGCAATTAAATCTGGAATAAGTCCtctcaaagaagaaaaaattgaaagcttgGGGATTGATGAAGTGAATGTAAAGAGTGATCCGGATAATCCTGAAGATCCCGACGAAGAAGTAAATTCCAATGATGAAGATGACGATGAAGATGAATCGGAGGAAGAGAATGGAGATCCTTTTGCTTCTCTTGAAGGACTCGAAGGAGTCAGTGAGATCCCCTGCAATGGAGGAGAAGACTTTGAGGACGATGCTGCAGCTGAATTCCCCGCAGGAGTGTCCCACGAAGTACCTCAGGATGACTTTGACGTTGATTTGgaggaagaaattgagaagatCGCCTCCAAACGACCGAAATGCAACACAAAAAACATTCAGGAAGCTCAGATGTTTTGGAACAAATCGACTTTTGTCAATGAAAGGTCTGATGAACTCCTGAAGCGAATGCAGGAGCAAGCAAAGGCTGAGAGGGAATACCAACAGGCCCATCTCAAGCTAATGGAGAAGCAAACCAAAGCAATGGAGGCAATGGTTGAGGAGTCACGAAGGCATTCCAGGAACTACGAGCGACAGTTGGAGGTTCAAATTGAACTTACAAAAACTCTCGCGCAGATCCTTTTACGATTGAagaaataa
- the LOC129794677 gene encoding uncharacterized protein LOC129794677 has product MCLKVILVMLLCSSIEAFIAGNNPRLNRVNVSTTTTPNPSVAPTPEVDEITYPKRPHIIILMSDDMGFNDVSFRGASALFTPNIDALGYQGVILNRHYSAKSCTPSRAALLTGKYPITTGLQHNEIGNCQPYGLPLGLKLLPEYLKQAGYQTHLVGKWHLGFARKAFIPTERGFDSFFGFYTSGLDYYNHTSNGDVKGYDFRRNEDVTYEGLGQYSTYLFTNESLRIIREHNPSIPLFLQTSYSAPHAESEDIKSVAPQEEIDKFSYIPDAETRTYAAVVSILDRGIGEIIQELGRKKMLSNSVILFQSDNGGGSSGPFSTRTSNYPLRGQRQTIWEGATRVPAVFWSPQMEVRHGILNRITHVTDWLPTFVAMTGTRPLEKLDGYDIWPTLMKNLRSPRSEIIHDIDPIDGLVSYYRRGWKYVNGTNSGGLYDSWLGVRSQYPNPNEKNYVDNIRNSLAWNALAPFAQRSLSGKTIKKIRKFTKVICQPKMPYATACDPLKGPCLFRIKDDPCELNNLAQNYPQQTQLMALLVEEYKKRSLYPINLPDDLENCDPNKYNGVFTWWLDERPKNSKEMLFRTNYFVTDNDLERIDRYPPNHDYPGSYPAAPADYPGNYIQGYADRYIGSYLEKSSGNTGSYPVAPYRELLSPELLNEDENYRCPNCKPSYPKQSLHLYPGNHNPDIHNPDHHHPGNHHPENHYPGHEHQHYHPPCCYSHQQPSNYNHGCHYHENHYPCQYCYPRYTRQYVDRNGKSTEYTDENSRFLWHKQPVYFYPYPVYYTPTPYPTTTTTPYPTTRSTTTTPLPPSHPPVRPLPCCPCACCIIPHPPPTTTKPPTTPHPHHPHYPTPCNYPHYPPPKHPKPTHPTYHPSTKPPLASHPHHYPVAVYPAPYPYPTVNNVSFSFNFPPSFQYPFVPLPGNPQGPTILTPVPPITTTPPPPPFPTPPTNIFFPFEPLLNQSFVITTTPPPPINAFAPNFTYVPIIIPGMGNFSQIAIGVPVSNGATFKYGRQNDVKEKVKLFPDPHSFGK; this is encoded by the exons ATGTGCCTCAAAGTGATTTTAGTGATGCTTCTGTGCAGCTCTATTGAGGCATTCATTGCTGGGAATAATCCTCGTTTAAATCGTGTAAATgtttcaacaacaacaacacccAATCCAAGTGTTGCACCAACCCCGGAAGTTGATGAGATCACCTACCCCAAACGACCGCATATCATCATTCTCATGTCCGACGATATGGGCTTCAATGATGTGAGCTTCCGCGGAGCTTCGGCTCTTTTTACGCCCAACATTGATGCTCTTGGCTATCAAGGAGTCATCCTCAATCGACACTACTCCGCAAAATCCTGCACTCCATCACGGGCTGCTCTCCTTACGGGGAAGTATCCTATTACAACGGGGTTGCAGCACAATGAGATTGGAAATTGTCAACCCTATGGCCTTCCATTGGGCCTTAAACTCTTGCCTGAGTACCTCAAACAGGCCGGGTATCAAACGCACTTAGTTGGGAAGTGGCATTTGGGTTTTGCCAGGAAGGCCTTCATTCCAACTGAACGAGGATTTGACTCCTTCTTTGGCTTCTACACATCAGGCCTTGATTACTATAATCACACCAGCAATGGGGATGTTAAAGG TTACGACTTTCGGAGGAATGAAGATGTAACCTACGAAGGCCTAGGACAGTACTCAACCTACTTATTTACCAATGAATCCTTGAGGATTATTAGAGAACACAACCCGAGTATACCACTGTTCCTTCAAACATCCTACAGTGCACCACATGCAGAAAGCGAAGACATCAAATCCGTTGCACCTCAGGAGGAAATTGACAAATTCAGCTATATACCGGATGCAGAAACAAGAACCTACGCTGCAGTTGTATCAATCCTAGATAGAGGAATTGGGGAAATTATTCAAGAGCTAGGGAGGAAGAAGATGCTAAGTAATTCTGTAATTCTTTTCCAATCTGACAACGGGGGTGGATCATCAGGACCTTTTTCAACGAGAACATCAAACTATCCACTTAGAGGG CAAAGACAAACAATCTGGGAGGGAGCAACGAGAGTTCCTGCAGTTTTCTGGAGTCCTCAAATGGAAGTCCGCCATGGAATACTTAATCGAATAACCCACGTTACAGACTGGCTACCAACTTTTGTTGCCATGACCGGAACAAGACCACTTGAGAAGTTAGATGGTTACGATATTTGGCCGACACTCATGAAGAATCTTCGTAGTCCAAGAAGTGAAATAATTCACGATATTGATCCAATTGATGGGCTCGTTTCGTACTACCGTAGAGGATGGAAATATGTCAATGGAACAAACAGTGGTGGCCTGTATGACTCCTGGTTGGGAGTCAGATCGCAATACCCTAACCCTAATGAGAAAAACTACGTTGATAATATTAGGAATAGCTTAGCTTGGAATGCTTTGGCGCCATTTGCCCAACGTTCACTGAGCGGGAAgactataaagaaaataaggaaatttacAAAAGTTATCTGCCAACCAAAGATGCCCTATGCTACGGCTTGTGATCCTCTTAAAGGACCATGTTTGTTTCGTATTAAAGATGATCCATgtgaattgaataatttagcaCAGAATTATCCGCAGCAAACTCAACTGATGGCCTTACTTGTGGAAGAGTACAAAAAGAGGTCGCTGTATCCGATAAACTTACCTGATGATCTTGAAAACTGCGATCCGAACAAGTACAATGGGGTATTCACGTGGTGGCTCGATGAAAGGCCGAAGAACTCCAAAGAAATGCTTTTTCGCACAAACTATTTCGTGACGGATAATGATCTAGAAAGAATTGATCGTTATCCACCAAATCATGATTATCCCGGAAGTTATCCAGCGGCTCCAGCGGACTATCCAGGAAATTATATTCAGGGTTACGCAGATCGTTATATAGGAAGCTATCTAGAAAAAAGTTCAGGAAACACAGGAAGTTATCCAGTTGCCCCTTATCGAGAGCTGCTTAGTCcagaattattaaatgaaGATGAGAATTATCGATGTCCTAATTGCAAACCAAGTTATCCCAAACAGTCACTTCATCTTTATCCGGGAAATCATAATCCGGATATCCATAATCCGGATCATCATCATCCGGGCAATCACCATCCTGAAAATCATTATCCAGGACATGAACATCAACACTATCATCCACCTTGTTGTTATAGTCATCAACAACCTTCCAACTACAATCATGGCTGCCATTATCATGAAAACCATTATCCATGCCAATACTGTTATCCACGCTACACACGTCAGTATGTGGATAGAAATGGAAAATCTACTGAATATACAGATGAAAATTCTCGTTTCTTATGGCACAAACAACcagtttatttttatccatACCCGGTGTATTATACGCCTACACCATATCCTACAACTACAACTACACCTTATCCAACTACTCGTTCAACGACTACAACACCTTTACCTCCAAGTCATCCACCTGTGCGACCATTGCCATGCTGTCCTTGTGCATGTTGCATTATCCCACATCCTCCACCTACAACAACTAAACCACCAACTACGCCACATCCACATCATCCGCATTATCCAACCCCGTGCAATTATCCACATTATCCACCTCCAAAGCATCCTAAGCCGACGCATCCCACATATCATCCTTCTACTAAACCTCCTCTGGCCTCTCATCCACATCATTATCCAGTGGCAGTTTATCCTGCCCCTTATCCTTATCCAACTGTCAATAATGtgtcattttcattcaatttcccACCATCATTTCAATATCCCTTCGTACCGCTGCCAGGAAATCCTCAAGGACCAACTATCTTAACTCCTGTTCCACCAATTACAACGACTCCACCCCCTCCTCCTTTTCCAACTCCAccaacaaatattttcttcccatttgAACCTCTCCTGAATCAATCATTTGTTATTACTACAACTCCTCCTCCTCCCATTAATGCCTTTGCGCCTAATTTTACTTATGTACCCATCATAATACCTggaatgggaaatttttcacaaatagcCATTGGAGTTCCTGTAAGTAATGGGGCAACCTTCAAGTATGGCAGGCAGAATGATGTAAAAGAGAAAGTTAAATTATTCCCTGATCCACattcatttggaaaataa
- the LOC129794701 gene encoding arylsulfatase B-like has product MLCFILVYFIGYFMDAMAIDGATNYPKKPNIVILMADDLGFDDVSFRGSSQILTPNIDAIGYQGVILNRHYVPNLCTPSRAALLTGRYPINIGMQHNVIANCDPHGLPLNLRILPQYLKEAGYRTHLVGKWHLGFSRKAYIPTRRGFDEFFGFYTSGMEYFENVDSVRNYTGHALRRNETVSNEGRGVYLTHVLSDEAVRIVRNHNVGIPLFLLVTYNAPHTSVKPDPESLEAPKEEMDKLMYIADPEVRAHAAMVTTLDKGIGKIIAELGQKKMLNDSIVIFYSDNGAPTKGLFSTRGTNFPLKGQKDTMWEGGSRVVATLWSSALEVRHIVSNHLIYNADWLPTFLALAGVKAPPDLDGFNIWPTLTLNLPSPRTEIIHSINTAHGVSSLYYRGWKYVNGSTHRGLYDTWLGSAAKQTNPLASKYVDIVRGSPAWKAFAPFALKHLKKKKIKKIRKKARIECQEKLPYATECTPLKEPCLFRIDEDECEINNLARAYPHKAHLLANIVEGYRAKMVDPVNEPADYEGCDPAKHNGVFTWWLDVDKSSNK; this is encoded by the exons ATGCTGTGCTTtatattagtttattttattggttATTTTATGGACGCCATGGCGATTGATGGTGCAACAAATTACCCCAAGAAGCCCAATATTGTTATCTTAATGGCAGACGATTTGGGTTTTGATGATGTGAGTTTTCGCGGTTCATCGCAGATTCTAACGCCCAACATTGACGCCATTGGTTACCAAGGGGTCATCTTGAACAGGCACTACGTCCCGAATCTCTGTACCCCATCGCGAGCAGCCCTCCTGACGGGAAGGTACCCCATTAACATTGGAATGCAGCACAATGTTATTGCTAATTGTGATCCCCACGGATTGCCGCTGAATTTGCGGATTTTACCTCAATACCTCAAAGAAGCCGGCTACAGGACTCACCTGGTGGGAAAGTGGCATTTAGGGTTCTCCAGGAAGGCCTACATTCCAACAAGAAGGGGGTTTGATGAATTCTTTGGCTTCTACACTAGTGGCATGGAGTACTTTGAAAATGTCGATTCAGTACGAAACTATACAGG GCATGCTTTAAGGAGAAATGAGACTGTATCAAATGAAGGACGAGGTGTTTACTTGACGCACGTCCTTTCAGACGAAGCTGTAAGGATTGTTAGAAACCACAATGTTGGCATTCCTTTATTCCTCTTGGTTACCTACAATGCACCACATACATCCGTTAAACCCGATCCAGAATCTCTTGAGGCTCCAAAGGAAGAGATGGATAAATTGATGTACATAGCAGATCCCGAAGTTAGAGCTCATGCTGCAATGGTAACAACTTTAGATAAGGGAATAGGGAAGATTATTGCGGAATTAGGCCAGAAGAAGATGCTAAATGACTCCATTGTTATTTTCTATTCGGACAATGGAGCTCCAACTAAAGGGCTGTTCTCAACGAGAGGAACTAACTTCCCACTAAAAGGT CAAAAGGACACAATGTGGGAGGGAGGAAGTCGCGTTGTAGCAACTCTCTGGAGTTCAGCATTGGAAGTTAGGCACATTGTGTCGAATCATTTAATCTACAACGCAGACTGGTTGCCAACCTTCCTAGCACTGGCCGGTGTTAAGGCACCTCCAGATCTCGATGGGTTCAACATCTGGCCAACATTGACGCTAAATCTTCCCAGTCCAAGGACAGAAATCATTCACAGCATTAATACTGCGCATGGGGTCAGTTCGCTCTACTACAGGGGGTGGAAGTACGTCAATGGCTCAACGCATAGAGGCTTGTATGACACCTGGCTGGGATCAGCTGCAAAACAAACTAACCCTCTTGCGTCAAAGTATGTGGATATTGTTAGAGGAAGTCCAGCATGGAAAGCTTTTGCTCCATTTGCACTGAAAcacttgaagaaaaagaagataaagaagATCAGGAAGAAAGCAAGGATTGAGTGCCAAGAGAAGCTTCCCTATGCAACGGAATGTACACCACTAAAGGAGCCATGTTTATTTCGCATTGATGAGGATGAGTGTGAAATAAATAACCTGGCAAGAGCCTATCCACACAAGGCGCACCTCCTGGCGAACATTGTTGAAGGATACAGAGCTAAAATGGTGGATCCTGTCAATGAGCCTGCAGACTATGAAGGTTGTGATCCAGCAAAACACAATGGCGTCTTCACCTGGTGGCTTGATGTGGATAAATCATCgaacaaatga
- the LOC129794700 gene encoding arylsulfatase B-like isoform X2 has protein sequence MSHFLLKFYIFVIFLSEISRDGIVHAKRPHIIIMLGDDMGFNDVSYHAASECLTPNIDAIGYQGMILNRYYASDMCTPSRAALLTGRYPVNTGMQNFVIRNCEPFGLPLDLKILPEYLKEVGYRTHLVGKWHLGFCRKAFTPTKRGFDTFFGYYTGAIDYFTHLSPEPGTNVTGYDFRRNLDVTYEGEGVYSTYLFTNESLRIIRDHNPEEPLFLLTSYNSPHAAANFGTPLEAPQDEIDKIYYVKNNETKIYAAMVAAMDRGIGQIVAEFSHKKMLSNSIVIFYSDNGVPEEGLFATVGSNYPFRGQKHSPWEGGLRVPAVLWSPWTLKQKVSENLIQNTDWMPTFLALAGVKPTQPIDGYNIWPTLTENVPSPRYEIINNINPIEGWSSYYYKGWKYINGTTSDGMFDEWYGTRAAYQPFAGKYPEIVKSSLAWKALAPFSPRSLSNRRMRAMQQSTKVVCQPPVPYATECKPLEAPCLFKINEDPCEINNVAAIYPFQTYLMHILVKRLEAQSRYPVSKPSDYEACDPRKFNGTYTWWVDLEDPMYQ, from the exons ATGTCGCATTTCCTACTGAAGTTCTAtatctttgtgatttttttaagtgaaatttcCCGCGATGGCATAGTTCATGCCAAACGCCCCCACATAATTATTATGTTGGGAGACGATATGGGTTTCAATGACGTCAGCTATCATGCTGCTTCGGAATGCCTAACACCCAATATTGATGCCATTGGGTATCAGGGGATGATCCTGAATCGGTACTACGCCTCTGATATGTGTACCCCATCGCGAGCTGCTCTCCTCACGGGGAGATACCCAGTTAATACAGGAATGCAAAATTTCGTAATAAGAAATTGTGAACCATTTGGTCTACCGCTTGATCTCAAAATCCTTCCTGAATACCTCAAAGAGGTTGGCTATAGAACGCATTTAGTTGGGAAATGGCATCTTGGATTCTGCAGGAAGGCCTTTACGCCAACTAAGAGGGGCTTTGATACATTCTTTGGTTACTACACCGGAGCTATTGACTACTTCACTCACCTGAGTCCAGAGCCAGGAACAAACGTAACCGG ATACGATTTCAGAAGGAATTTAGATGTAACGTACGAAGgggaaggagtttattcaactTACCTCTTCACAAATGAATCATTGCGAATAATTCGTGATCATAACCCCGAAGAACCTCTCTTCCTCCTAACATCGTACAATTCACCTCATGCAGCTGCCAATTTTGGGACACCTTTGGAAGCACCGCAGGATGAAATcgacaaaatttattatgtaaaaaataacGAAACTAAAATTTATGCTGCAATGGTGGCAGCAATGGACAGGGGAATTGGGCAAATTGTTGCTGAATTTTCGCATAAAAAAATGCTGAGCAATTCTATTGTGATTTTCTACTCGGATAATGGTGTTCCAGAGGAGGGATTGTTTGCAACCGTAGGCAGCAATTATCCCTTTCGTGGG CAAAAACATTCTCCATGGGAAGGAGGCTTAAGGGTTCCAGCAGTTTTATGGAGCCCATGGACTTTGAAGCAAAAAGTATCGGAAAACTTAATCCAGAACACAGACTGGATGCCGACCTTCCTAGCCTTGGCTGGTGTAAAACCAACACAGCCAATCGATGGATACAACATCTGGCCAACATTGACGGAAAACGTTCCCAGTCCTAGGTACGAGATAATCAACAATATTAACCCGATTGAGGGATGGAGTTCATACTACTACAAAGGATGGAAGTACATCAACGGCACAACGTCTGATGGGATGTTTGATGAATGGTACGGCACAAGAGCGGCTTATCAGCCATTTGCTGGGAAATACCCGGAAATTGTTAAATCAAGTCTCGCCTGGAAAGCATTAGCGCCATTTTCCCCGCGAAGTCTATCAAATAGACGCATGAGAGCGATGCAGCAGAGTACAAAGGTTGTCTGCCAACCACCTGTACCCTATGCAACAGAGTGCAAGCCCCTAGAGGCACCTTGCTTATTTAAAATCAACGAAGATCCGTGCGAGATTAACAATGTCGCTGCTATTTATCCCTTCCAAACCTACTTAATGCATATCCTTGTCAAAAGACTCGAAGCTCAGTCAAGGTATCCCGTGAGTAAACCTTCGGACTATGAGGCTTGCGAtccaaggaaattcaatggaaCCTACACGTGGTGGGTTGACTTAGAAGATCCTATGTATCAATGA
- the LOC129794700 gene encoding arylsulfatase B-like isoform X1 has product MWFNLVNICAIVVILSESSQCSEDGSRFGIKYPKRPHIIIILGDDMGFNDVSYQTTSEYLTPNIDAIGYQGMILNRHYASDMCTPSRSALLTGRYPVNIGMQNFVIANCMPYGLPLDLKILPEYLKEVGYKTHIVGKWHLGFCRKAYTPTKRGFDTFFGFYTGSIDYYTHMSPEFSTNGYDFRRNLDVTYEGEGVYSTYLFTNESLRIIRDHNPEEPLFLLTSYNSPHAAANFGTPLEAPQDEIDKIYYVKNNETKIYAAMVAAMDRGIGQIVAEFSHKKMLSNSIVIFYSDNGVPEEGLFATVGSNYPFRGQKHSPWEGGLRVPAVLWSPWTLKQKVSENLIQNTDWMPTFLALAGVKPTQPIDGYNIWPTLTENVPSPRYEIINNINPIEGWSSYYYKGWKYINGTTSDGMFDEWYGTRAAYQPFAGKYPEIVKSSLAWKALAPFSPRSLSNRRMRAMQQSTKVVCQPPVPYATECKPLEAPCLFKINEDPCEINNVAAIYPFQTYLMHILVKRLEAQSRYPVSKPSDYEACDPRKFNGTYTWWVDLEDPMYQ; this is encoded by the exons atGTGGTTTAATTTGGTGAACATTTGCGCCATTGTGGTGATTTTGAGTGAAAGTTCTCAGTGTTCAGAAGATGGATCACGTTTTGGCATAAAATACCCAAAAAGACCTCATATAATTATTATCTTGGGAGATGATATGGGTTTCAATGACGTCAGCTATCAGACTACTTCCGAGTACCTAACGCCAAATATTGATGCCATTGGCTATCAGGGAATGATCCTCAATCGACATTACGCCTCTGATATGTGTACCCCATCGAGATCAGCTCTCCTCACGGGGAGATACCCAGTTAATATAGGGATGCAGAATTTTGTGATTGCAAATTGTATGCCATACGGACTACCGCTTGACCTCAAAATCCTCCCTGAATACCTCAAAGAAGTCGGCTACAAAACACATATCGTTGGGAAATGGCATCTTGGCTTCTGCAGGAAGGCTTATACGCCTACAAAGAGGGGTTTTGATACATTCTTTGGATTCTACACTGGATCAATTGATTATTATACCCACATGAGTCCAGAATTTAGTACTAATGG ATACGATTTCAGAAGGAATTTAGATGTAACGTACGAAGgggaaggagtttattcaactTACCTCTTCACAAATGAATCATTGCGAATAATTCGTGATCATAACCCCGAAGAACCTCTCTTCCTCCTAACATCGTACAATTCACCTCATGCAGCTGCCAATTTTGGGACACCTTTGGAAGCACCGCAGGATGAAATcgacaaaatttattatgtaaaaaataacGAAACTAAAATTTATGCTGCAATGGTGGCAGCAATGGACAGGGGAATTGGGCAAATTGTTGCTGAATTTTCGCATAAAAAAATGCTGAGCAATTCTATTGTGATTTTCTACTCGGATAATGGTGTTCCAGAGGAGGGATTGTTTGCAACCGTAGGCAGCAATTATCCCTTTCGTGGG CAAAAACATTCTCCATGGGAAGGAGGCTTAAGGGTTCCAGCAGTTTTATGGAGCCCATGGACTTTGAAGCAAAAAGTATCGGAAAACTTAATCCAGAACACAGACTGGATGCCGACCTTCCTAGCCTTGGCTGGTGTAAAACCAACACAGCCAATCGATGGATACAACATCTGGCCAACATTGACGGAAAACGTTCCCAGTCCTAGGTACGAGATAATCAACAATATTAACCCGATTGAGGGATGGAGTTCATACTACTACAAAGGATGGAAGTACATCAACGGCACAACGTCTGATGGGATGTTTGATGAATGGTACGGCACAAGAGCGGCTTATCAGCCATTTGCTGGGAAATACCCGGAAATTGTTAAATCAAGTCTCGCCTGGAAAGCATTAGCGCCATTTTCCCCGCGAAGTCTATCAAATAGACGCATGAGAGCGATGCAGCAGAGTACAAAGGTTGTCTGCCAACCACCTGTACCCTATGCAACAGAGTGCAAGCCCCTAGAGGCACCTTGCTTATTTAAAATCAACGAAGATCCGTGCGAGATTAACAATGTCGCTGCTATTTATCCCTTCCAAACCTACTTAATGCATATCCTTGTCAAAAGACTCGAAGCTCAGTCAAGGTATCCCGTGAGTAAACCTTCGGACTATGAGGCTTGCGAtccaaggaaattcaatggaaCCTACACGTGGTGGGTTGACTTAGAAGATCCTATGTATCAATGA
- the LOC129794751 gene encoding mucin-2-like — protein MKCILLGLAFFAAGALAAPLAGEVAVTFDGASISHGRPACQTPEELRTRLYRHNWDPSQYWQCDELNKPAEMKSCPEGALFSEERRTCVPKQQWRWSSPHDPPSMARWNGAPPAGGICPADNPSCPPCPTPCPPCPDTTTTCPPCPTTTTPCPPCPTTTTPCPPCPTTPTTTTTTTTTTTTTTTTTTTTTTTPCPPCPTTTTPCPPCPPTPCPPCPDTTTTTPCPPCPDITTTTPCPPCPQEMICLEHHMGLQWPGSQSNTFIVCHTINMPGIEMACPAGQNFFFEQQMCL, from the exons ATGAAGT GCATTCTTCTAGGTCTTGCGTTCTTTGCTGCTGGAGCTTTGGCAGCTCCTCTGGCCGGTGAGGTTGCAGTCACCTTTGATGGTGCAAGTATATCCCATGGTCGTCCTGCTTGTCAAACACCTGAGGAGCTGAGGACACGACTCTACAGGCACAACTGGGATCCATCCCAATATTGGCAATGCGATGAACTGAATAAGCCAGCAGAGATGAAGTCTTGCCCCGAAGGAGCCCTCTTCTCCGAGGAACGAAGAACGTGCGTTCCTAAACAACAGTGGAGGTGGTCTAGTCCTCATGATCCACCAAGTATGGCACGATGGAATGGTGCTCCACCAGCTGGTGGTATCTGTCCCGCTGATAATCCATCCTGTCCACCATGCCCAACTCCCTGCCCTCCTTGCCCAGACACAACGACAACCTGCCCTCCTTGCCCAACAACTACTACACCCTGCCCACCCTGCCCTACAACTACTACACCCTGCCCACCCTGCCCTACAACTCCCACAactacaacaacaacaacaaccacCACAACAACCACAACTACAACGACAACCACCACTACAACCACTCCTTGTCCACCATGCCCTACAACGACAACTCCTTGCCCTCCCTGTCCTCCTACCCCCTGTCCACCGTGCCCTGATACCACCACAACGACCCCCTGCCCCCCGTGTCCTGATATCACCACAACAACTCCTTGCCCACCATGCCCGCAGGAGATGATCTGCTTGGAGCACCACATGGGACTCCAATGGCCAGGCAGTCAATCAAATACCTTCATTGTCTGCCACACAATCAACATGCCCGGAATTGAGATGGCCTGTCCAGCAGGACAGAACTTCTTCTTTGAGCAGCAAATGTGCCTGTAA